The Teredinibacter sp. KSP-S5-2 genome includes a window with the following:
- a CDS encoding carbon-nitrogen hydrolase family protein → MKASLIQYCATSSVAINLSKLDTLLEQAQQQANDIIVLPENFAVLSGKNFVSAVKDNETIPAIMAWLSSRAKKHNVWILAGSMPAESGLSNKVYTRCLLVDPNGEIYGHYDKMHLFDADVADNVGQYRESDYIVPGTQLGLFDLPWGKAGVAICYDLRFPEYFRSLVQAGVKYVFVPAAFTYTTGEAHWLPLLRARAIENQIYILACNQTGTHDTDRQTWGHSSIIDPWGRVVAGLEAEEGVVSWELDIEYLESVRKQMPVLKHRRL, encoded by the coding sequence ATGAAAGCTTCTCTTATTCAATATTGCGCTACGTCTTCTGTGGCAATCAATCTCTCCAAGCTGGATACGTTGTTAGAGCAAGCACAACAACAAGCCAACGATATAATTGTGTTGCCGGAAAACTTTGCGGTATTAAGTGGAAAGAACTTTGTTTCTGCTGTGAAAGATAATGAAACAATACCAGCGATTATGGCGTGGTTATCCAGCCGGGCAAAAAAACATAATGTATGGATTCTGGCCGGTAGCATGCCAGCGGAGTCAGGTTTAAGTAATAAGGTTTACACTCGCTGCTTGTTAGTTGATCCCAATGGCGAAATCTATGGTCACTACGACAAAATGCACCTCTTTGATGCAGATGTTGCTGACAATGTCGGACAGTATCGCGAATCTGATTATATTGTTCCGGGGACTCAACTTGGGCTGTTTGACCTGCCGTGGGGGAAGGCCGGGGTGGCAATCTGTTACGACTTGCGATTCCCCGAGTACTTTCGTTCGCTGGTACAAGCGGGTGTTAAATACGTATTTGTGCCCGCAGCCTTTACCTACACCACCGGTGAGGCGCATTGGTTACCATTATTACGTGCGAGAGCAATCGAAAATCAAATCTATATACTGGCTTGTAATCAAACCGGAACTCATGATACAGACCGGCAAACCTGGGGGCACAGTTCTATCATCGACCCTTGGGGGCGGGTTGTTGCCGGGCTTGAGGCTGAAGAAGGCGTTGTAAGCTGGGAACTGGATATTGAGTATTTGGAATCTGTTCGTAAACAAATGCCCGTATTAAAACATAGGCGATTATAG
- a CDS encoding ATP-binding protein: MDSIKILLIEDNLDHAELISDCCDTLFGKKLTLDVHNLLKTGMSALAEKHYDIVLADLQFPDSSLEDTIETLKNTASSIPIVVLTSLKDDDIGQTLVQAGIQDYLPKEELSPTLLHRICMYSIERKKQEVSLQRKTQDQQMFCRSLSHDFKGPIRKIRQLCDSLNFKLSQSIDFDEETTEHFNMIDRQASTMTELVDGLYQYLQVDMNNNTYEDIDLNDLVLDAWEFALQDKTKEPKLLLKKLPKLYGIRPYIFMLFQNLINNGIKYNQNPPVITISSTSNDEEITIQVQDNGIGIQERYFDVVFQPFERLHTRGSYSGSGLGLSIVKRVVDKHNGQIRIESQPGLGTTFFITLPIRKLTADANP; the protein is encoded by the coding sequence ATGGATAGCATAAAAATCTTGTTGATTGAAGACAATCTGGATCATGCTGAATTAATATCCGACTGTTGCGATACGCTGTTTGGGAAAAAATTAACGCTGGATGTTCACAATTTATTAAAAACAGGCATGAGTGCCCTGGCGGAGAAACATTACGATATCGTTTTGGCCGATTTACAGTTTCCCGATTCCTCGTTAGAGGACACCATAGAAACGTTAAAAAACACCGCTTCTTCGATTCCGATTGTTGTCTTAACATCACTCAAGGATGACGATATTGGTCAAACATTAGTTCAGGCCGGCATACAGGATTACCTACCCAAGGAAGAGTTGAGCCCAACACTGCTACACCGAATTTGCATGTATTCCATTGAAAGAAAAAAACAAGAGGTTTCTCTTCAGCGAAAAACACAAGACCAACAAATGTTCTGCCGCAGTTTATCCCATGATTTCAAAGGACCAATTCGAAAAATACGACAACTGTGTGATTCACTGAATTTTAAACTTAGTCAGTCGATCGATTTTGACGAGGAAACAACCGAACATTTTAATATGATCGATAGACAAGCCTCGACGATGACTGAGTTGGTTGATGGTTTATACCAGTATTTGCAAGTCGATATGAATAACAACACCTATGAGGATATCGACTTGAACGACTTAGTTCTCGATGCCTGGGAGTTTGCATTGCAAGACAAAACCAAGGAACCGAAACTACTGCTAAAAAAACTGCCAAAGCTGTATGGCATACGACCATATATATTTATGCTGTTTCAAAATCTCATCAACAATGGCATAAAGTATAACCAGAACCCGCCCGTTATCACCATCTCATCGACAAGCAATGATGAGGAAATCACCATTCAGGTACAGGATAACGGGATTGGTATTCAAGAACGATATTTTGATGTTGTCTTCCAGCCTTTTGAAAGGTTACATACCCGAGGCAGTTATTCAGGCTCCGGCTTGGGCTTAAGTATCGTTAAACGTGTTGTCGATAAACACAATGGACAAATACGAATCGAAAGTCAGCCGGGTTTGGGAACGACTTTTTTCATTACCCTTCCCATCCGAAAACTGACAGCAGATGCTAACCCGTAA
- a CDS encoding response regulator, translating to MKKIQILFAEDNDDHAELIVDSFDECKDQYQLIRSHDGQQLINDLKNRLRSHSDLPDVILLDIKMPSVDGVRTLQKIKSDQRLKKLPVIMLTTSNRDTDIDECYRYGADGYMVKPFSYNDFSLILRKTQFNMSKHI from the coding sequence ATGAAGAAAATTCAAATCCTGTTTGCTGAGGACAACGACGACCACGCTGAGTTGATTGTCGATAGTTTTGATGAATGTAAGGATCAATATCAACTGATTCGATCACATGATGGACAACAACTCATAAACGATCTTAAAAACCGACTTAGAAGCCATAGTGATTTACCGGATGTCATTCTTCTTGATATAAAAATGCCCAGTGTTGACGGAGTTAGAACTCTGCAAAAAATTAAGTCCGACCAGCGTTTGAAAAAGCTTCCCGTGATTATGTTAACCACATCAAACAGAGATACGGATATAGATGAGTGCTATAGATATGGCGCAGATGGTTACATGGTTAAACCCTTCTCATACAACGATTTCAGCCTGATCCTACGGAAAACACAGTTCAACATGAGTAAGCACATATGA
- a CDS encoding ATP-binding protein, whose translation MVHSTQDKQPHSASHSQETGLSPLKAELQRLDRMLSSHLLNLRMRGRTSLGDPVSGAVIEEGEAEGLLVELFNEHQKICDIPTIEPPPNTRLPGLNRAAELFHLTTVERDILLLALAVEVDSRYCRLFAFLNDQVSQTRPTLGLALNILLPRNTDAQAQALSHIGHSSALTQQALLELQPGEPLANQPIKIPNEFWPYLLDTSKAPPETLSNSTKFALEQLGFDDNTIEAIKTTQQHSQKYSSEKLLYVISGDAESGRESVAKFFAAGLGKNCLTLDLKKIDGLVVANSTSEQESQREQISKYIRRFCREATWFNAAVIFENADVLPPIYQDAFIKQINHPLFILCDRDKQAKFLHHPNRQNFHITLPKRTFSSQLGLWQSRFQLSSFANNTIDLSEIAQRFGFGVDRIDSALKLAEGMQNGEQVETKQLTQFIHTACQKLRETQFNQYAEKLESNYETKDLVLHDSTQRELDLISAWVKYSPQLADANSGLNGMDGGRGLTCLFSGPPGTGKTLAAQVIANQVGFDLYRIDLSQVVNKYIGETEKNLAKLFDEAAKAQIILFFDEADTLFGKRSDVKDSHDRYANLEVGYLLQRLEAHPGLCILATNLEQNLDEAFLRRIQVNAEFKVPDSQQRYAIWKGLINRSAFSENHNLTDQTLAMIAERFEVSGGDIRNALFSASLFAAEDQLPLSIRHVVLGVWREMQKSGRIIDTELFYEWQQDINQYVA comes from the coding sequence GTGGTACATTCTACTCAGGACAAACAACCCCACTCCGCCTCGCATTCACAGGAAACGGGACTATCACCATTAAAAGCTGAACTACAGCGCCTGGATAGAATGCTCTCCAGCCATTTACTTAATTTAAGAATGCGTGGCCGAACCTCGCTTGGCGATCCGGTTTCGGGGGCCGTTATTGAGGAAGGTGAAGCTGAAGGGTTACTGGTTGAGTTGTTTAATGAACACCAGAAAATTTGTGATATTCCAACAATTGAACCTCCGCCCAACACCAGATTACCCGGACTCAATCGAGCAGCAGAATTGTTTCATCTAACCACGGTAGAGCGAGATATATTACTGTTGGCCCTTGCCGTTGAGGTCGATAGCCGATACTGCCGGCTCTTTGCGTTTCTGAATGATCAGGTAAGTCAAACCCGACCAACACTAGGTTTAGCGCTAAATATTTTACTACCAAGAAACACCGACGCACAGGCCCAGGCACTATCGCACATCGGTCACAGTAGCGCGCTTACACAACAGGCACTGTTGGAATTGCAACCGGGCGAACCTCTGGCAAATCAACCGATAAAAATCCCGAACGAGTTTTGGCCATATTTATTGGATACCAGTAAGGCACCGCCCGAAACCTTATCCAACTCAACAAAGTTCGCTCTGGAGCAACTCGGTTTTGACGACAACACTATTGAGGCTATCAAAACAACTCAGCAACATAGTCAGAAATACAGCAGTGAAAAACTACTGTATGTTATTAGTGGTGATGCTGAAAGTGGGAGAGAATCTGTTGCCAAATTTTTTGCGGCAGGTCTCGGTAAAAATTGCCTTACACTGGACCTAAAGAAAATTGATGGGTTAGTTGTTGCAAACAGCACCTCGGAGCAGGAAAGCCAACGCGAACAAATTAGTAAATATATCCGCCGTTTTTGCCGCGAAGCCACATGGTTTAATGCAGCCGTGATATTTGAAAACGCAGATGTATTACCGCCAATATATCAAGACGCATTCATCAAACAAATAAACCACCCTCTCTTCATCTTATGTGACAGAGATAAACAAGCAAAATTTCTTCACCATCCTAACCGACAAAATTTTCATATTACATTACCTAAACGCACGTTTTCCAGCCAGCTTGGATTATGGCAAAGCCGCTTTCAGCTCAGTTCTTTTGCTAACAACACTATTGATTTAAGTGAAATTGCCCAGCGCTTCGGTTTTGGCGTTGATCGCATCGATAGCGCATTGAAACTTGCCGAAGGCATGCAAAACGGCGAACAAGTTGAAACCAAACAACTCACCCAATTTATTCATACCGCATGTCAAAAACTTCGGGAAACGCAATTTAATCAATATGCGGAAAAATTAGAAAGCAACTATGAAACCAAAGATTTGGTTTTACACGATTCCACCCAACGAGAACTGGATTTAATTTCCGCCTGGGTTAAATACAGCCCTCAATTGGCCGATGCCAATTCCGGACTAAACGGTATGGATGGCGGTCGAGGTTTAACCTGCTTATTTAGTGGGCCACCGGGAACCGGTAAAACACTTGCCGCGCAGGTCATTGCCAACCAAGTTGGGTTTGATTTATACCGAATAGACCTTTCTCAAGTGGTCAATAAATACATCGGTGAAACAGAAAAAAATCTCGCCAAATTATTTGATGAAGCAGCCAAAGCCCAAATCATCCTATTTTTTGACGAAGCCGATACCTTATTCGGTAAACGCAGCGATGTAAAAGACTCTCACGACCGCTACGCTAACCTTGAAGTTGGCTATCTTTTACAACGCTTGGAAGCTCATCCCGGTTTATGCATCCTGGCGACTAACCTCGAACAAAACCTGGATGAAGCGTTTCTGCGACGTATACAAGTTAATGCCGAATTCAAAGTACCAGACTCCCAGCAACGCTACGCTATTTGGAAGGGGTTAATCAATCGTTCTGCATTCAGTGAAAACCACAATTTAACCGATCAAACTCTGGCAATGATTGCCGAGAGATTTGAAGTCTCCGGTGGTGATATACGTAATGCACTGTTCTCCGCCTCCCTGTTTGCCGCAGAAGACCAACTCCCCTTGTCAATTAGACATGTGGTACTCGGAGTTTGGAGGGAAATGCAAAAATCCGGTCGTATTATAGATACCGAACTATTTTATGAGTGGCAACAAGATATCAACCAGTACGTCGCATAA
- a CDS encoding ATP-binding protein yields the protein MEQEKVTKGRFVVFFTLIITTLLALIFYAANQAEKQIKAEISALLDNEISVKSRRLSNTIQDSIRHVDFLHATPPIEGIVRAKDNNNIDTLENTPYNIWVKRLEAIFSAYMKTNANIAQLRVIGKENNGRELVRVQRKDTQIIKVSNNDLQEKGHRDYFTASQNLSPGQIYISSINLNREFGKIDEPPWPTYRVTKPIFDNKGEFFGIVIVNFDAKILLKNLRESRDKKIITFLVNENGNYLIHPDKNKEFAWEYSEQNTWLQDVNNTNDINQETGKKSNLTNVLHIGIDKNISVLTREIRIENSVQHPQYRFYIGIKQRNISTLLLKRLFFELTVTLCMGAVILMLLYLYLRLSQKTNEEIRLKAKLEAIFEGTQNPIVTLNRSGAIASWNSAAERQFNLTEEHRYRLQLDELIREEKEKKLYQQAFKSALKDKYCSNLELRLTNSKRNISDYNLSLSPIQAQADLIKGVSVVFHDISQSKKLQKALETTNQRLVESNMEMEKFIYSVSHDLKAPLITIGGFTEKVLLSLKDNLDEKNTHRLERVLVNTDNMSNMLNDLLNLSRILQQTPEMEKCKVIECIEPAIESLEQVIDKMHAEIILKHCETEILCNKTLLTRGLQNLIDNAIKYAKPFPPPKIHIRVELEQDTAKISVCDNGIGIPIEHQQKVFDIFEHYGEQDGNGVGLAIVKSIAEKHNGRVTVQSSPGEGSCFTLHIPRENGHRNEAIE from the coding sequence ATGGAACAGGAAAAGGTAACTAAAGGCCGTTTTGTTGTATTTTTTACGTTGATTATCACCACGCTACTGGCGTTAATTTTCTATGCCGCGAATCAGGCGGAAAAGCAAATAAAAGCCGAAATAAGCGCTCTACTGGACAACGAAATTTCAGTTAAAAGCAGACGGCTAAGCAATACCATTCAAGACAGCATTCGCCACGTTGACTTTTTACATGCCACACCACCGATCGAAGGAATCGTCCGAGCCAAGGATAATAATAATATCGATACTCTGGAGAATACGCCTTACAACATCTGGGTAAAACGACTAGAGGCGATTTTTTCCGCCTATATGAAAACAAATGCGAACATTGCTCAACTCAGAGTCATTGGTAAAGAGAATAATGGCCGTGAGTTGGTTCGCGTGCAACGAAAAGACACCCAAATCATAAAGGTGAGCAACAACGACTTACAAGAAAAAGGTCATAGAGATTATTTTACCGCCTCTCAAAACCTTTCCCCAGGGCAAATCTATATATCTTCAATCAATTTGAATCGAGAGTTTGGCAAGATAGATGAACCGCCGTGGCCAACATACAGAGTAACGAAACCAATCTTTGACAATAAGGGAGAGTTTTTCGGCATAGTGATTGTCAACTTTGATGCCAAAATCCTGTTAAAAAACTTACGCGAAAGTCGCGATAAAAAAATTATTACGTTTTTAGTGAACGAAAACGGAAACTACTTAATTCATCCAGATAAAAACAAAGAGTTTGCCTGGGAGTATTCCGAGCAAAATACCTGGCTACAGGATGTAAATAATACGAACGATATCAATCAAGAAACAGGAAAAAAAAGTAATCTAACCAATGTTCTTCACATTGGAATCGACAAGAATATATCGGTGTTAACCAGAGAAATTCGCATAGAGAACTCCGTACAACACCCTCAATACCGATTTTATATCGGCATCAAGCAACGAAATATTTCCACTCTGTTATTAAAACGCCTGTTTTTTGAATTGACTGTTACCCTATGCATGGGGGCAGTGATTCTTATGCTGCTGTACCTTTACCTTCGCCTTAGTCAAAAAACCAACGAAGAAATAAGACTAAAAGCTAAGTTGGAGGCAATTTTTGAGGGAACACAAAACCCGATTGTTACACTCAACCGATCCGGCGCAATAGCTTCCTGGAACTCTGCGGCAGAGCGCCAGTTTAACTTAACAGAGGAACACAGATACCGTTTACAACTCGACGAGCTAATACGGGAAGAAAAAGAAAAAAAACTATATCAGCAAGCTTTTAAAAGTGCTTTAAAAGACAAATACTGTTCTAATCTTGAGCTCCGGTTAACCAACTCGAAGCGCAATATCTCGGATTACAATCTTTCTCTATCACCAATTCAAGCCCAGGCAGACCTTATTAAAGGTGTTTCCGTAGTGTTTCACGATATATCACAAAGTAAGAAGTTACAAAAAGCGCTTGAAACAACCAATCAACGCTTGGTTGAAAGCAATATGGAGATGGAAAAGTTTATTTACAGCGTTTCCCATGATTTGAAAGCACCACTGATCACCATTGGAGGATTTACGGAGAAAGTCCTTTTATCTCTAAAAGACAATTTGGATGAAAAGAATACTCATCGTTTGGAAAGAGTGTTAGTTAACACCGACAATATGTCAAATATGCTGAATGATCTATTGAATTTGTCTCGCATTCTTCAGCAAACCCCTGAGATGGAAAAATGTAAGGTAATAGAATGCATTGAGCCGGCAATTGAATCTCTGGAGCAAGTCATAGATAAAATGCATGCGGAAATAATTCTTAAACACTGCGAGACAGAAATTCTATGCAACAAAACCCTACTAACCCGAGGCTTACAAAACCTGATTGATAATGCAATTAAATACGCAAAGCCCTTCCCTCCACCCAAAATCCATATTCGCGTAGAACTTGAACAGGACACAGCGAAAATATCGGTGTGTGATAATGGTATAGGTATCCCCATTGAACACCAACAAAAGGTTTTTGATATTTTTGAACACTATGGAGAACAAGACGGTAATGGTGTTGGGCTCGCCATCGTAAAAAGCATTGCCGAGAAACACAATGGGCGTGTAACTGTGCAATCATCCCCCGGTGAAGGTAGCTGTTTTACCTTACATATTCCGAGAGAGAATGGTCATAGAAACGAGGCAATCGAATGA
- a CDS encoding PAS domain-containing hybrid sensor histidine kinase/response regulator produces the protein MDSQHLVNHSTKLSLRFSLGVGFAVLIISLSILGMYKRAEKNIYDQRWHDINRVVAERRQYMTQFIEDAHDKVEFLSLTPPITGIVRATENGGIDPLDNTPLSEWKKRLEKIFYSFIKVNQDIHHLRYLGKANNAKELLRVDRRSGAIEVVLPAYLQEKGNRDYVRNLQQLKAGQRYASIIELNREHGEIEYPEWPTIRMARPVFDANNHYFGAVMANFYMEGFLRQATQMEFGANFYLINAEGGFLTHHDKNAAFLHNRIGESKWSALFDYKPPRTNHTRWSQFQSPMYGESLYYAESFQLGGGDKTNTYYLVAAIPVKTLQDEAISQTLIGSVVLISTSFLAFLIILFYRRTLSEKQRLLATEKHYSALVDGSSDAILTLDKRGRVRGWNNAAKNMFGYDDAEFEGLLIKDIFYTKGDSTIQDKLSDAFKGNGSTNYESLAITSGNRAFPVLLSISPIKRDEENVEQLAVIVRDISDIKSMETELREANENLERKVYLRTQELKSARDQALSANEAKSRFLANMSHEIRTPMNGIFGMLNFMRRDGLSQRQQHYLKMAENSAKSLTDLINDILDLSKIEAGKLELNPESTRLISLIHSCVESHAIRAYEKDLDIVLDVSKVKHDHVIVDETRIRQVLGNLLSNAVKFTEKGEIVVEVETTPIEGSNILLTCIVTDSGIGIEKEEQDKLFGAFTQAKQSISKHYGGTGLGLNICQELCQLMGGDISLQSEVGKGTRFCFRIKLTSSSNGEFTSAVNLEGISILIANQHRPSAKVIAEQLEQWHAQVTVIDTLTELENLASEWMGKNQLMISSVDCLRNLVTERAEAFAHLQKTIPVIVCRKPKEIDTNIAQLSCMELMDIDTPVSPVNLIPVINKLWPDRVNYSFEDDSPKSVEQGLLIGKRVLIVDDQEINQEIAMGLLEDEGAEVFIANHGEEAISILKQQCDSQSIDLILMDCQMPVMDGIETTKLIRNGTAGDNYKGVGIIAMTASALTGDRDTCIEVGMNDFLTKPIFPDALDACLVRWLSHRD, from the coding sequence ATGGATAGTCAACATCTAGTCAATCATTCCACAAAGTTGTCACTTCGTTTTTCTTTAGGTGTTGGTTTTGCCGTATTGATAATTTCGTTATCCATATTGGGGATGTACAAACGGGCTGAGAAAAACATCTATGACCAGCGTTGGCATGATATTAATCGTGTGGTAGCCGAAAGACGCCAATATATGACGCAGTTTATAGAGGATGCCCATGATAAGGTTGAGTTTCTGAGTTTGACGCCACCAATAACCGGTATTGTTCGCGCCACAGAGAACGGTGGTATTGATCCGCTTGATAATACGCCATTGTCAGAGTGGAAGAAGCGGCTTGAAAAGATCTTCTATTCATTTATCAAGGTTAATCAGGATATCCATCATCTTCGTTACCTTGGTAAGGCGAACAACGCGAAAGAATTACTTCGGGTGGATCGTCGTTCCGGTGCTATTGAAGTTGTGTTGCCCGCTTACCTACAGGAAAAGGGGAATCGTGATTATGTTCGTAACCTACAGCAGCTCAAAGCCGGGCAACGATATGCCAGTATTATTGAATTAAACCGGGAGCATGGAGAAATTGAATACCCGGAATGGCCAACTATACGTATGGCACGACCGGTATTTGATGCGAACAATCACTATTTCGGCGCGGTAATGGCAAATTTTTATATGGAGGGTTTTTTGCGGCAAGCGACCCAAATGGAGTTTGGCGCAAATTTCTATTTAATAAATGCTGAAGGTGGTTTTCTCACGCATCATGATAAAAATGCGGCTTTCTTACATAACCGGATAGGGGAAAGCAAATGGTCAGCACTATTTGACTATAAACCACCCCGTACAAATCACACGCGTTGGTCACAGTTTCAATCCCCTATGTATGGCGAGAGCCTGTATTATGCCGAGTCTTTTCAGTTAGGCGGTGGAGATAAAACAAACACCTATTATCTTGTTGCAGCAATTCCGGTTAAAACTCTTCAAGATGAAGCGATATCTCAAACGCTCATTGGATCTGTTGTACTGATTAGTACTTCATTTTTAGCTTTCCTTATTATACTTTTCTATCGTCGTACTCTGAGCGAAAAACAGCGGTTGTTAGCAACGGAGAAACACTATAGTGCACTGGTAGATGGATCATCAGACGCTATTTTAACTCTGGATAAACGCGGTAGAGTACGGGGTTGGAATAACGCAGCAAAAAACATGTTTGGTTATGACGATGCTGAGTTTGAAGGGTTGCTGATAAAAGATATTTTTTATACCAAAGGTGACAGCACCATTCAGGATAAACTGAGCGATGCATTTAAAGGAAATGGATCGACGAATTATGAGAGCCTTGCTATCACCTCTGGAAATAGAGCTTTCCCCGTTCTGTTAAGTATATCGCCGATAAAAAGGGACGAAGAAAATGTTGAACAACTCGCCGTAATTGTTCGGGATATCTCAGATATTAAATCGATGGAAACCGAACTACGCGAAGCCAACGAAAACCTGGAGCGTAAGGTTTACTTACGAACACAGGAATTAAAAAGTGCTCGCGATCAGGCATTGTCCGCGAATGAAGCCAAAAGTCGTTTTCTCGCTAATATGAGCCATGAAATTCGAACACCGATGAATGGTATTTTCGGTATGTTGAATTTTATGCGGCGCGATGGGCTGTCTCAACGGCAACAACACTATCTTAAAATGGCGGAGAATAGCGCCAAATCATTAACCGATTTGATTAACGATATTCTGGATTTATCCAAGATTGAAGCCGGCAAGTTGGAATTAAACCCTGAATCAACGAGGTTAATTTCGCTCATTCATTCTTGTGTCGAGAGCCACGCGATTCGAGCATATGAAAAAGACCTGGATATTGTACTTGATGTTTCAAAGGTGAAACATGACCATGTTATTGTTGACGAAACACGTATTCGCCAGGTTCTGGGGAACTTGCTTTCCAATGCGGTTAAATTTACCGAGAAGGGGGAAATCGTTGTAGAGGTGGAAACGACACCAATTGAAGGCAGTAATATTTTATTAACGTGTATCGTGACAGACAGCGGAATAGGTATTGAAAAAGAGGAACAGGATAAGCTATTTGGTGCTTTTACCCAGGCAAAACAGTCGATATCTAAGCATTATGGTGGCACGGGTTTGGGGCTGAATATCTGCCAGGAACTCTGTCAATTGATGGGTGGTGATATTTCGCTACAAAGTGAAGTGGGGAAGGGAACTCGTTTTTGTTTTCGTATTAAACTCACCTCATCTAGCAATGGTGAATTTACTTCGGCTGTAAATCTTGAAGGGATAAGCATACTCATTGCTAACCAGCATAGACCGTCGGCGAAGGTGATAGCGGAACAACTGGAACAATGGCACGCGCAAGTAACTGTGATAGATACCTTAACAGAATTAGAAAATCTGGCTTCAGAATGGATGGGAAAAAATCAGTTAATGATTTCGTCTGTAGATTGCCTGCGAAATTTGGTCACCGAGAGAGCCGAAGCTTTTGCTCATTTACAGAAGACTATACCCGTTATAGTCTGCAGAAAACCAAAGGAAATCGATACGAATATTGCGCAACTGTCTTGCATGGAGTTGATGGATATTGATACCCCTGTTAGTCCGGTAAACTTGATTCCAGTCATCAATAAGCTTTGGCCGGACAGAGTGAATTACTCTTTTGAAGATGATTCTCCCAAATCCGTTGAACAAGGTTTGTTAATTGGTAAGCGTGTGTTGATTGTGGACGACCAGGAAATCAATCAGGAAATTGCTATGGGATTACTGGAGGATGAGGGCGCTGAGGTATTTATTGCGAATCACGGAGAAGAAGCTATTTCTATATTGAAACAGCAGTGTGATAGTCAATCAATCGATCTGATATTAATGGATTGCCAGATGCCAGTTATGGACGGCATCGAAACAACAAAGCTTATTCGCAATGGTACGGCTGGAGACAACTATAAGGGAGTAGGAATCATTGCAATGACCGCTTCGGCGTTAACCGGTGATCGTGATACATGCATAGAGGTTGGAATGAATGACTTTTTGACAAAACCGATTTTCCCTGATGCTTTGGATGCTTGTCTAGTAAGATGGTTAAGTCATCGGGATTAG
- a CDS encoding response regulator transcription factor gives MGIHHPASVVLAGTSRIYLEGIRLYLNTFEDLNVAGTFYHSNELKLFCSRQEINAVLVDSRMDDILPTLKSLRNLNKQLRFVVLASPNDHHDISKFMVEALVSDFLSEDEPLEELYKVLSNVVHQEYLCPIGLARILSGESGNELTDTHEYHDGDMRCSLTSRQIRVLELIERGKTNKEIARQLNIETNTVKNHVQQILRRLSATSRIQAVAIYRRAQYSLAG, from the coding sequence ATGGGTATTCACCACCCGGCTTCCGTGGTCTTGGCTGGAACAAGTCGAATTTATCTCGAAGGCATTAGGTTATATTTAAACACCTTTGAGGATTTGAATGTCGCTGGTACCTTTTATCACTCCAATGAATTAAAGCTTTTTTGTTCTCGTCAGGAAATTAACGCAGTTCTAGTTGATTCCCGTATGGACGACATACTCCCGACCTTGAAATCACTGAGAAATCTAAACAAACAATTGCGTTTTGTTGTGCTCGCTTCTCCCAACGACCATCATGATATTTCAAAGTTTATGGTTGAAGCGCTGGTATCGGATTTCTTATCTGAGGACGAACCACTGGAGGAGTTATATAAAGTCCTGTCCAATGTTGTCCATCAGGAGTATTTGTGCCCTATAGGTTTGGCACGGATATTATCCGGCGAGTCAGGAAATGAATTAACTGACACTCATGAATATCATGATGGTGATATGCGCTGTTCACTTACCTCCAGACAAATTCGCGTCCTGGAACTCATAGAACGGGGTAAGACCAATAAGGAAATTGCCCGGCAGTTGAATATAGAAACCAACACAGTGAAAAACCACGTCCAACAAATATTACGACGTTTGAGCGCAACATCACGGATACAAGCCGTGGCGATTTATCGACGAGCACAATACAGCCTCGCCGGCTAG